The sequence ATGTACCAGAGAACGCACCGGAAAACAGCCAGATGACCGTTGACGAGGCTGAGCGTTACGGGCGTGACGTGGACGCGCGTAACCGCAAGCTCGAGAATACGCAGTACTTGGAAGAGACCCCGGTCGAAGAAAGCAAGATCACTCCGCCGCTGTCCGAAGAGGAAATCAAGAAACGGACAGGCGCTGCGAATTATGAAAATGTCCAAAAAGGTGATACGATGAATTCCGTCAACAGCTGAGCCATTCCTGCAGAGGGGTGGCTTTTTTGTTTGCCGGCACTGGGGGCGCTCAAGTTTGTGGAGAAACGCTCAAGCTGGGTGCCGGGGCGCTCAAAGAGTCAGTGGGCCGCTCAAGCAAGTCCCGAAGCGCTCAAGCACCTGGAAGAAGCGCTCAAGCAATAAGCCGGCGCGCTCAAGCAAGTGGGAGAAACGGTCAAGCAGCAAAACGCATGAACTTGAAAAATGAATCTTCAATAATTCGAATCATCTGTGTTCATATGGTACACTGGGAACGGAACAACAATCCTAATATAGCAATCCAGACAGAATGGGGAGAATGAGAATGACACAAGTTAACGTGCTCTTTACGACAGACGAAACCATCCAGCAAAACGAGGAATTACGAACGTTTGCACAGCAGATCCCGGCTGGCTCCGGCAGCTCCGTGTTCGCGGACGGGCAGCAATGGTATGTCCTGAATGTTAAAGAAGGCAAGGAAGGGTGCCTGGAAACCGTCCGCTCCATTGCGGGGGAAGCAGCCAGGACACTGAGCCGTGCGAAGGTTGAAAGCGCCATAGTGTCCGCGACATCCATCAGCCGGCAATTTTCCGCCATCCCGGCAGAAGACGCTGCGGTTGCATTCACAGAAGGCTGGTACTTAGGGGCATATCAATTCCTCACATATAAGTCTGACGCTGAACCGTTCTGCACGAAACTGTCCATAGAAGGGGCAGCAGAGCAGCATGCGCACACGGGAGAGCTGCGCGCGGAGGCCATGTCCTTCTCCCGTGACCTCATGAACGAACTGTCGGATGTCCTGAATCCGGAAACGTACCCGGAGCGGTTGAAAGAAACATTCAGCGGCACTGACGTCGAAATCACCGTCCATGACAAGGCCAAACTGGAAGAGATGAAGATGAACGGCGTGCTGACAGTCGGCCGGGGAAGCCGCTATGCACCATCGTTCGTCGAAATGACCTACCGCAGCAATCCTGACAAACCGCTCGTCGCGCTTGTCGGCAAGGGCGTCACATTCGATACAGGGGGCATCAGCCTGAAAAGCGGCAAGGACCTGAGCGACATGCGGATGGACATGGGCGGTTCGGCGGCAGTAGCAGGCGCGATGAAACTGCTCGCTGATTCCGGTGCAGACGTCAACGTAGTCGCCCTCATTCCGATGGTAGAGAATACAATAGACAATACCGCTGTCCTGCCGGGTGAAGTGATCCGGTACAAAAATGGGCACACCGTGCAAGTCGGCAATACGGATGCAGAAGGACGCCTCATCCTCGCCGATGCCCTAATACGGGCGGGTGAATTGAACGCCAAGTACACCCTCGATATCGCGACGCTTACAGGATCCATCGAAAATGCGCTCGGCTCGGATATCGCCGGTGTATTCGGGGATGAAGAACTCGCAGACAAATTAAAACAAATCGGGGCAATGAACGGCGATGCCGTCTGGCCGATGCCGCTCGTGGAAGCGTACGATACCACGCTCGCCAGCGATTACGCGGACTTCAACAATATCAGTTCCCTGAGCTTTGCGGGTTCGATCACGGCCGCACTCTTCTTGCGCCGATTCGTCGCCAAGGACACGCGGTGGCTGCACGTCGACATGGCTGGGGCCATGCAGAAAACATCTGATTCCGGCTATTATCCAAAAACAGCAACCGGATACGGAGCTCGGCTGCTGGCGGACTATGCCGTGGAGATTTCAAAATAAGACCAATTAGGATATTCGAATGAGGACTCTCAGCTACGACAGGGTATTGGATTGCTTCCATCTGCTGCAAAGGCAGATGGAAAGCGGCTGAGGATTGTAACGTGTATTGCTCCACAAACGGGCCATTTATCGGAAGAAAGTTTTAAACGCTAAAAAGTATGGAATTTATTCTTTACTTTTTAGCGTTTTTTTAATTGACTTTAAGAAAATGTAATGTAAAGTATAAGTTACGTAAGTAATATATATATTGCAAGAAAGTAGAGGTATCTATGAAAAATAACGTGAAGATAGCTCGGATAAAAGTTTCTATGAAACAGGATGAATTAGCCACAGTAACTGGAGTAACCCGACAGACGATTGGTTTAATTGAAAAGGGAGACTATAATCCAAGTCTGAATCTTTGTATTGCAATTGCAAAAGCATTGGATAAAACACTTGATGAATTATTTTGGGAGGTAGATTGAAATGGAAAAAACGTGGATTGCTAACTTATTATCAAAAGATGAATATAGGGAAAAACGATTTCTGTATTTTGTAGCTGAATCAGTATTAATTTTAAGTATATGTAAACGTTAAACTAGAGAGAGCAGTTTTCAACAAATAAGACACAACAGTTTTCCGCTACTATATTGCTTTCTATATACTAGAGATAGTCTATAGAAAGTGAGGAAAGAGGAAGTGGAAATTTGGATGGTGTATTTTGAAGTGAAGCGACTGCGTGAGGAAGGATTTTCAGACGCAGCGATCGCTAGAAAGCTTAAGATTTCTAGAAACAGAGTGAAAGATTATGGGGGAAAGACTCCGGAGGAATTTCACGAGTTTGCCTTGTCTTTACAGACAAGAAAGAAGAAACTGGATCCGTATGAGAAGCAGATCCTTGGATGGCTGAGAGAGCATCCAGATCTTACAGGTGCACAAATCGCAGACTGGCTAAAGGAAAAGCTGGAGGTGAACTTCGTCAGTGAAGGGACTGTGAGGAATTACGTTAACGAAATTAGAGAGAAATATTGTATTCCTAAACAGTTGGCAGAACGAGAATATGCGGCTGTGCCCGAACTTCCTAAGGGACTCCAGATACAAGTCGATTTCGGGCAGACACGACAGCCAACGGTTGATGGAAAAAGCCAGAAACTCTATTTCATCGGTTTCGTCCTGGCCCATTCTCGCTATAAATATGTAGAGTGGCTCGACAGGCCCTTTACCACAAAGGATTTGATTCGGATGCATGAGAATGCCTTCGCCTATTTTGGAGGCATGACCGAAGAAATCGTATATGATCAGGACAACCTTCTGGCCGTCAGTGAAAATGCGGGAGATATTATTCTGACCGCAGAGTTCGCCAGGTATCATCAGAAACGGAAGTTCAGGATTTATCTGTGCCGGAAAGCTGACCCGGAAACAAAGGGGAAAATTGAACGGGTGATCCAGTACGTAAAAGGAAACTTCGCCAAGAACCGGGTATTCGATCAATTACGCCACTGGCAAGATACCTGCATGAAATGGCTGAAACGGACCGGGAATTATAACGTTCATCACACGACGAAAAAAAGACCTGCCGAAGTGTATACTCTGGAAAAGGAACACCTCAGACCGGTCTCAGGAACCTACATTTTCGAAAATGTCTGTACGTCCAGTATAACAAGACAGATTCACAAAGACAATGTGATTCGCTTTGGAGGGAACCGCTATAGCGTACCACTTGGTACGTTCCGGTCGGACGCG comes from Sporosarcina trichiuri and encodes:
- a CDS encoding helix-turn-helix transcriptional regulator; protein product: MKNNVKIARIKVSMKQDELATVTGVTRQTIGLIEKGDYNPSLNLCIAIAKALDKTLDELFWEVD
- a CDS encoding leucyl aminopeptidase family protein — its product is MTQVNVLFTTDETIQQNEELRTFAQQIPAGSGSSVFADGQQWYVLNVKEGKEGCLETVRSIAGEAARTLSRAKVESAIVSATSISRQFSAIPAEDAAVAFTEGWYLGAYQFLTYKSDAEPFCTKLSIEGAAEQHAHTGELRAEAMSFSRDLMNELSDVLNPETYPERLKETFSGTDVEITVHDKAKLEEMKMNGVLTVGRGSRYAPSFVEMTYRSNPDKPLVALVGKGVTFDTGGISLKSGKDLSDMRMDMGGSAAVAGAMKLLADSGADVNVVALIPMVENTIDNTAVLPGEVIRYKNGHTVQVGNTDAEGRLILADALIRAGELNAKYTLDIATLTGSIENALGSDIAGVFGDEELADKLKQIGAMNGDAVWPMPLVEAYDTTLASDYADFNNISSLSFAGSITAALFLRRFVAKDTRWLHVDMAGAMQKTSDSGYYPKTATGYGARLLADYAVEISK
- the istA gene encoding IS21 family transposase is translated as MVYFEVKRLREEGFSDAAIARKLKISRNRVKDYGGKTPEEFHEFALSLQTRKKKLDPYEKQILGWLREHPDLTGAQIADWLKEKLEVNFVSEGTVRNYVNEIREKYCIPKQLAEREYAAVPELPKGLQIQVDFGQTRQPTVDGKSQKLYFIGFVLAHSRYKYVEWLDRPFTTKDLIRMHENAFAYFGGMTEEIVYDQDNLLAVSENAGDIILTAEFARYHQKRKFRIYLCRKADPETKGKIERVIQYVKGNFAKNRVFDQLRHWQDTCMKWLKRTGNYNVHHTTKKRPAEVYTLEKEHLRPVSGTYIFENVCTSSITRQIHKDNVIRFGGNRYSVPLGTFRSDAPNIAYVEEHKDHLLIRLQQTGPVIAKHTIAKGKGQLISDPGHRKRNQTKRDTSIRQVTEMIADAELSNWLIEVLKERYPRHLLDQLQIVQTVGLQYPEFLSPAVQEMRRLRLSSAHDLRDIAISLEMEEKKTGQREAAVNEKYQDLRAPERKEDIYLQIFQGGDLV
- a CDS encoding DUF1563 domain-containing protein, which produces MPLLSCNIYITYVTYTLHYIFLKSIKKTLKSKE